The Haliotis asinina isolate JCU_RB_2024 chromosome 16, JCU_Hal_asi_v2, whole genome shotgun sequence DNA segment tttgccggTGTATGGTAGTGAGATGCGTATGGGAGCGGGATCAGGCTTGGTAGTAGTGGGTTTGGGAGGTGGGTTGACAGTGGAGTTAATGACACGGTTAACAAGTTGGGGAGGGTAGTTGTTTAGTTGGGTGAAGACATGCTTGAGATGGTTTAGTTCGGGTTGAGGAGAGACAGAGGATAGGTTTAGGGCACGgcgggtgagggtgagggtagAGATGATGCCCGTTTTAGTTCGGAGTGAGTGGTTTGAGTCAAAGTGGAGGTATTGGTCAGTGTGAGTGGGTTTACGATAGACAGAGGTTTGGATGGTGTTGTCAGTAGTGCGGGTGACGAGAACGTCAAGGAAGGGGAGTTGTGAgttgctttcagtctcaaacgtGAACTGAATGCGGGGGTGTTGCTGGTTAAGGTGCTGAAGGAGGGCGGAGGGGTCGTTAGCTTGGGGCAGAATGACAAAGGTGTCGTCAACCTTCCTGAACCAGCAGGTTGGTTTAGGTCTGCCCATGGGATCCCCTCTCTCTCCCATCCTCTCTGAAATCTACATGACCTCCTTTGAGCACCAAGCCCTCAGTTCCTCACTAATTAaactcatctcactctggcttctgtcaactcaccctcttccccccccccccccccccccccgctggcttcagtcccccccccccccccccccccccgctggcttcagtccttaatcagcttacctcaacacttctctaatgtattgttacctcaaatagttattgttaatcctgttactgttgtattgtcatcacatgctcatctctgctgtatatatattgtactccccctgccattccccacacgcttgaaaacggtataagaatctataccgaaacgtcgctaccctgcaataaagaagttgatcatccataaaaattcttgtcatctttaacCACTCGCTCGTTTTCACTACAGAAACATTCGTAGTCTACCCTTCCATCTATCCATATGTCTTCATCTAATATGTTGGGACACAGTCTGTTATTCCACAAGAAGTCTTTAATGACTTCAGTCCATGAGTCATAGTGATGTTCTGTTTGTAAAGCAGCGTAATCGTctccccacactgacactgtaaacaacattcgagaagctgtttctttcaatgttgCATCATCCTTTCTGTGTTTTTCGATAATGTTGATCAGACAATTCCTTTCTTTCACTGCATACATTCTGAGGGAGGGCTGACTGTACTATGGCTGAAGTGACGTGAATTGGTTGTTATATGGAAGGTTGTCAGTTTGAAAAACTACGgtgattaatatttattcaaagtTGCTCACGTCTAACCTTTCTTGGTATCCATGGGTTCAGACACCATGTGTATATAATTACAGTGTGGAGACAGTCTGAAGTGTTCAGTCATGGGATCATCATCGGGTATCCATTGATGTACACGAAGCCTACATTTGAAGCAGTAGACTTTATCAGACTGTCCTGTGTAAATAAATCCTGCTTCAGCCATGGCTTTTGGCGACTGTTTCATTTGAACAGGCCAGCTGTTGAACGACTTCAATCTGTCACTAAACTTATAGCCATACTCCTCAGTGTAACGCTCTGTTTCAACACAGTCTGCGAGCACATCATTGAACCGTCCGCACACATCCATGGTTCTGTTCAACATCAGCGGTGAGtgtgaaatgatgaaaacactTGTAGAGAGACGAATATATCATTTCAGTCCTACTTCTGGGACTGTTGTAAGTAGACTGTACATACTTCATCAtcaggaaatatgtttgtgCGTAAACGTCCATAGCGTTCATCAGCATGGGGTGAAGCATCCAAAACAAGATACCCATATTGTTTTCTCCCAACTGCATCTTGGAAGGattccataaaatatttaatttgaccTGGAAATATTTGCGATGCGAAAATTCtgtattcatgtgctgaacgcGGGTTAGACAACAGAACAAAGTAATGGGTGTTTAGAGACATGGTTCTGTTACATTCGCCTTTAGGAAAGGCTGACTGTTGAATGTTAATGACAGTAATTCCCAGATGATGAGATAGTGTGGTATAAAGATGTAAAAACAGAGGGTTCTTACAAATGTCTTGCATGAAGTCATCTACTACCAGTACACACCGTTTATCGGATTCCGAAGAATATGATTTTAACTCCTCTTCTGTAGGTAGTGCATTTTTAAATCGAATGTTGGGAATCGTCCTCTCAAGTTCGCTGTAGGCATCCTGCCACACGGCATAGCAATACACAATCAGGTTGGGTGGTGGATCGAACATGTGgctagcttgttttaagagctgtgcaACCCAAAAGGTTTTCCCACTTGAAGATCCTCCCACAACCGATATTGTAGTAGGAGTTTGAAATGGTAACACACATTCTCCCATGATGTATTCAGATCGCTCTTTAGCACAGAACTGCAATACTAGGCTTGATACCGTGGTatttatacacaacacaaacCTAATCTCATCTACActaattttattgatatttttttttcatacatagatataacaTCAGTTACAATCTAGACAAGAAGCAGAGcagtatttgaaataattacaaacatattcagataCAAAGGCGTCATTCCACATGAAGTTGTgtacatcaaactgatgaagTATATGGTTTAGACTCTGGCATgctttaaatttacataatacaTAGTACAAACAATAGAACCCACACACATTTGAATTCACAGATTGTAACCGGTGATTACTGCATAAGTAAGAACCAGCATAAGTCTTTAAATAGCgatcaaatgtaacatcaaCAGGATCTGCTAAACTATCGAAGAATTCTGCTGTATTGTTTTTAAAGTACATAGCAACCCAGTGGCGACCACTGTTCTGACTGGACTCAGTATTCACAATAAATCCTACaccttgtctttgcatgaaAGGTGCGATTATAGGAAGCGTATCTCTGGCATACACCCCCAAGACGTGAGTCTGTAAGGTTGAATCACACTGAAGGGCGCACATCAACTGTGAAGCTTTCATCTCTGTGTTTACTTGATGAAGACGTTTCGCGCTTGATCGATTTCGATGATGGAATTTCTTTCACTGAGAATGATGCAGCTCAGCGTTTTGGTTAGTGCAGCTTTGAACTCGATTTCCAACCGCACATTTCCAGTCTTCACCAGATTGAGGTACTCGGATTCTCCACACAACTCTTCCAGTTCAAAGACAAACAGTGCATTTCCTAACAAAAATTCTCCCCTGGATATGAAATTTCCTCGATTTTCTCTCCAAAACCCCAtgccatcaaacatgtttacgtAGCTGTTCACATCATCAGCTCGAGTTGGACGTCCAGGTACACTGACACCATTCACATAGAGACTGACAGTTTTGAGCATGCTGGATTGAAAGTTGAAAGGATTCTTGTCATATGACCCATTCAAACTCTTGCTTTCCACAAAGGCGATGATGTAACGATTAGCAATGGGGTTGGACACATTATCAATGGTATGCGTCAGTTGAGAAACAGGGAtgctgttgaccttgacctcagacttggtgaaagggtAGAGTGCATTGGAGTTATTTTCGAACAGGGTGTTGTGAGCTAGAATCAGCGCCGGGTTGACTTTGAGTTTGCATACTTGAAGATAAGCATCGAGTAGCTCAATGGTATACTCTTGGTTGGCTTTACCGCTCATCAAACAGAAAGTAGGTGATGATCTGtacaatttcaaagtcaaatctaCTCCATTGATTAAATGTCTTTTCATGCTAAACACATCTTCATACAAAGGTCCAGACATGGTCAGTTCATTGCTTTTCTTGATGTAGGTACCATGTGCAATCAAACCGTAATTGGTTCCAGTGACACAATCAGTTGTTTCAATGGCATCATTATCTTCACCCTCATCTTTGTAAAACAGCTGCGATGTCATTTGAGAGCTTTTCGCATCAGCTCCATAGTTTAGCAAGGTCTTCATCATGCTCTTGTAAGCATAATGATTGTTGGTCGAAGACACCAACTGGTTCTGCATATACactgaaatttgagaaaacagtgcctgcaaaagcaaattgACAGGTGCCACGTGTTCGTCTGCATCCAATACCGATCCATCCGCATGGGTGACTTTGAGTTTTACATGCAGTTTTGTTCGCTTCAAATCAATGTAATCACTACCCGAATTGGATATGTGAAATTCCAGTGGAGAAGAGTCATTAATTTGACTGAGGGGGCGTACATCTACAAAATAGTGTTGCTGGATACTGGTCTGATATGGAGGTAAGGTAAATAGGTTGAGCGAATCCGGTACCAACTCTTCAAAAGTTTTGCTATTCAATAAAGACATGATGCTCAACTGAAGATGTCGTTTTCTTTCACAGGAGTACACTTGAGCACTTTAGCTGTCTTGGAGGCGATGTTACTTGTCTGACGTATCTTCTTGGTTGTGGCAATCTGTTCACCTGCAGCTCTTTTTAAAGACCTATGACGCTTTTCTTTAGCATCCGCTCTCTCCACAACACTTTGTTGTTCTGAAGTCATCTGCAGTTCGATTTTAGGTTCTTCCGGTTGAGAAACAGATCGGTGAGATGGAATAACTTTAGGGGGAGCTTTTCCATTCACAACACGAGAAGTACTTGTCATGTGTTTCTTGAAGTAATTCTGCCATTTGCTATAATCTGGGATATACAGAGGGAGGGAATCCATGTTCAGTCAGCAAAGGGATAACGTCTCAAGTGAAGTGTTGCATAAGTCTGCTCTTTCAAGAATGACAGTGGTGTTCCACTGCTCGCTTTTATACAGATTTCAATGTCAGGTGACTCTTTGACCATCACATGGATATTGTATTCATTAGCAAAGGAAAAGTTGGGTCTATTCCTCAGATCAATGCGTCTTAACAGTGGTACAGTGAACAGTGAACTATCGCACAGGTTACACAGTATATCTACATAAGGATCGTTCACATGAGTGAGGTCTGTCTTTCCAAAGTTTAACTCGGATAAAGACACGACCCAAAATCCATCAAACAGCAGTCTTTGATTGAGCTTAATGCGAAAATGATAAGGGCTGTTATCCGTGAAATAAGAATTTTTTGTGTCAGAACTCTTgagaaacacatatttctcCATCATAGGTTTTTCAGTTGACTTTCTTCCACATATGAATCAAAAGAACTAGGCCAACCTAACCAACGAACCAAAACATACGTTTTTCCTCTCATGCGTTTCTTCTTTAAGATCTTTTCCACTTGCCACTCAATATCGTCTCCTTTGTTAACCTTGTGCAGTTCGGCAGTGTAAAAACTCCCTTTAATAAGTTCACCATGAAAATCTTTAATTCTGTACAGAGGTATGTCTTGTTTCTTGAAACgttctgttactttgaaaagttCTTCCGTCCACTTCAGATCAAGTTCTTTGCTGAACGGTTTCCTCAGGTATGGGATGCGAACAAGATCACCAACTTtatatctgtatttctttatcacTTGACCTGTTATTTCCTTTGACTTCAACAAGGATTTGACATACAAGTGTTGCCAAACTTTCAATTCATTGCTTTTATTGACTTGAGCAGGTGATAGAAGGGGTAAAGACGAATGTGGGGTGTTATTGTAGTTGTACACCAAATCAGGTAGAACACTGAGATAATGCTTGGTGTTCTTACGTGTCATGTAACGTGTGATCAACGActtcagtgttctgttgaagcgttccacataattacttttaatgttttcgTTGCGTGCAACAGTAatggtaatattttgtttttccaaaaaAGATTTGAACACTCCCTTAAACTCACTACCACCATCTACGCGTAGATAAATGCTTTCAACACGGACTCTGGCCTTTTATTTTCCAAAGGAAGGACAAA contains these protein-coding regions:
- the LOC137267854 gene encoding uncharacterized protein F54H12.2-like, with the translated sequence MMKTLLNYGADAKSSQMTSQLFYKDEGEDNDAIETTDCVTGTNYGLIAHGTYIKKSNELTMSGPLYEDVFSMKRHLINGVDLTLKLYRSSPTFCLMSGKANQEYTIELLDAYLQVCKLKVNPALILAHNTLFENNSNALYPFTKSEVKVNSIPVSQLTHTIDNVSNPIANRYIIAFVESKSLNGSYDKNPFNFQSSMLKTVSLYVNGVSVPGRPTRADDVNSYVNMFDGMGFWRENRGNFISRGEFLLGNALFVFELEELCGESEYLNLVKTGNVRLEIEFKAALTKTLSCIILSERNSIIEIDQARNVFIK